Proteins found in one Flavobacterium channae genomic segment:
- a CDS encoding CusA/CzcA family heavy metal efflux RND transporter → MLDKIIHFSINNKFIIGLFTLVLVIVGSYSLYTLPIDALPDITNNQVQIITSSPTLATQEVEQFITYPIEQSVKSIPDIVELRSISRFGLSVVTVVFKEEVDIYWARAQITERIKEAENTIPKGVGTPEMAPVSTGLGEIYQYVVFPKKGYEEKYNASDLRTIQDWIIKPQLIGTKGVAEVNTLGGNLKQYEIAVQPDKLKSMNTTITEIFDALENNNENTGGAYIDKKPYAYFIRGVGMVNGIEDINKIVVKNQNGIPILISDVAKVQIGSSIRYGAVTKDGKGEEVSGMVMMLKGENSGEVVKTVKEKMEQIKKSLPEGVEIEAFMDRTVLVDKAISTVQTNLIEGALIVIFILVLLLGNWRAGLVVASVIPLALLFAISMMKLFGVSGNLMSLGAIDFGLIVDGAVIIVEAIIHRLQVSKKGKLTTQEMNDEVYKASAKIRSSAAFGEIIILIVYLPILALVGIEGKMFGPMAQTVSFAILGAFILSLTYVPMMSALALKKETGHKKNFSDKIIDAIYNFYTPILEKALRVKAAVIGVAITLFISSLILFNTLGGEFIPTLDEGDIATHLIIASGSSLSQEVDATTKAEQILRAKFPEIKMIVTKIGSAEIPTDPMPIEAGDMIILLKDKSEWTSAETKEELMEKMEHALSDIPGAFTEFSQPIQMRFNELMTGVRSDVAVKIFGEDIDMLVSKGEEVVQLINGIEGVSDVKAERVAGLPQITIRYNKDKLALYGLKIGDLNKVVRMGFAGETAGVVYEGEKRFDLVVRLDNDSRKDIENLKALFVTLPSGNQIPLEQIADVKYEDGPMQISRENGKRRIVVGFNVRGADVKTVVETIQAKLDEKLKLPEGYYTTYGGQFENLIEANKRLSVAVPVALGLILVLLYFTFKSIKQSLLIFTAIPLSAIGGIIALWLRDMPFSISAGVGFIALFGVAVLNGIVLIGYFNELKKQGMDNVYDRIKEGTKVRLRPVILTAAVASLGFLPMAISSSAGAEVQKPLATVVIGGLITATLLTLIVLPILYLYFEKGIKIKRKTMNNSALVITFLFGIFGANAQETQKLDLKQALEMGLKNNQSIQASELEVKMQTQLQKTAFELPKTELSGTFGQINSQAQDKNFGISQSFNPFQISAKRSLLKEYSNASATKLGVAKQEITYSIRQSWNTLLFYEKQNAVLEKQNAVMQKFVKSANLKFQTGETNALEKTIALAKQQELEQKIKQNKTQIAIEKSKLKAILDLKTEFIATDTSFVPYPAMAKVDSSMVKQNPIVQLADQQVKIAKANHKVEKSALSPDFSIGYFLQSITGIQDVSGTPTYYNSTPQFQGVVVGLSVPIFAGSSIARAKSAKTNIEREQKNADYINQQFKSHLEQQSEQLVTYASLIDYYKNTAMPNANLIIKNATKGYQNGDISYVEYVQSLETASQIQLNYSEAIYNYNQTIITIQYSINQ, encoded by the coding sequence ATGTTAGATAAAATCATTCATTTTAGTATCAATAATAAATTTATTATTGGACTTTTTACACTAGTATTAGTTATCGTTGGTAGTTATTCATTATATACTTTACCAATTGATGCGTTACCAGATATTACAAACAATCAAGTACAAATAATTACGAGTTCACCTACTTTAGCAACCCAAGAAGTAGAGCAATTTATTACCTATCCAATAGAGCAATCTGTTAAATCAATTCCTGATATTGTTGAACTTCGTTCAATAAGTCGTTTTGGATTAAGTGTTGTAACTGTAGTATTTAAAGAAGAAGTAGATATTTATTGGGCAAGAGCACAAATTACAGAACGAATAAAAGAAGCCGAAAATACCATACCAAAAGGAGTTGGTACACCTGAAATGGCTCCAGTTAGTACAGGATTGGGTGAAATATACCAATATGTTGTATTTCCAAAAAAAGGGTATGAAGAAAAATACAATGCATCGGATTTAAGAACTATTCAAGATTGGATTATAAAACCCCAATTGATTGGTACAAAAGGAGTTGCTGAAGTGAATACCCTTGGTGGAAATCTTAAACAATATGAAATTGCTGTTCAGCCAGATAAGCTGAAAAGTATGAATACTACAATTACCGAAATTTTCGATGCGTTAGAAAATAACAATGAAAATACTGGTGGTGCATATATAGACAAAAAACCTTATGCTTATTTCATTCGTGGTGTGGGTATGGTTAATGGTATTGAAGATATTAATAAAATTGTTGTAAAAAATCAAAATGGTATACCTATTCTTATTAGTGATGTTGCAAAGGTACAAATAGGTAGTAGTATCAGATATGGAGCTGTCACAAAAGATGGAAAAGGCGAAGAAGTATCAGGAATGGTAATGATGCTTAAAGGCGAAAATAGTGGCGAAGTTGTTAAAACTGTCAAAGAGAAAATGGAACAAATCAAAAAATCACTTCCTGAAGGAGTAGAAATTGAGGCGTTTATGGACAGAACAGTTTTAGTAGATAAAGCTATTAGTACAGTTCAAACCAATCTTATTGAAGGAGCATTAATTGTAATTTTCATTTTAGTATTACTTCTTGGTAATTGGAGAGCAGGTTTAGTTGTGGCTTCAGTTATTCCATTAGCTTTATTATTTGCCATTTCAATGATGAAACTTTTCGGAGTAAGTGGAAATTTAATGAGTTTAGGCGCAATTGACTTTGGGTTAATTGTAGATGGTGCTGTTATCATTGTTGAAGCTATTATACATCGACTCCAAGTCAGTAAAAAAGGTAAACTCACCACTCAAGAAATGAATGATGAAGTGTATAAAGCATCTGCGAAGATTAGAAGTAGTGCCGCTTTCGGTGAAATAATAATTTTGATCGTATATCTGCCAATTTTAGCCTTAGTAGGAATCGAAGGAAAAATGTTTGGACCAATGGCACAAACAGTATCATTTGCCATATTAGGTGCATTTATATTGTCATTAACTTATGTGCCAATGATGTCTGCTTTGGCATTAAAAAAAGAAACAGGGCATAAAAAGAATTTTAGTGATAAAATAATTGATGCTATTTACAACTTCTATACACCTATTTTAGAAAAAGCATTACGAGTTAAAGCTGCTGTTATCGGTGTAGCTATTACATTATTTATAAGTTCATTAATCTTATTTAATACGCTAGGTGGCGAGTTCATTCCTACACTTGATGAAGGTGATATTGCAACGCATTTGATTATAGCTTCGGGTAGTTCTTTATCACAAGAAGTTGATGCAACCACAAAAGCAGAACAAATTTTAAGAGCCAAATTTCCTGAAATTAAAATGATAGTTACTAAAATTGGTTCGGCTGAAATTCCTACTGACCCAATGCCTATTGAAGCTGGAGATATGATTATTCTTTTGAAAGATAAAAGTGAATGGACTTCAGCTGAAACCAAAGAAGAATTAATGGAAAAAATGGAACATGCTTTGTCTGATATTCCAGGTGCATTTACTGAGTTTTCTCAACCTATTCAAATGCGTTTTAATGAGTTAATGACAGGTGTAAGAAGTGATGTAGCAGTTAAGATTTTTGGTGAAGATATTGATATGTTAGTGAGCAAGGGTGAAGAAGTAGTTCAGCTAATCAATGGCATTGAAGGTGTGTCTGATGTGAAAGCTGAACGAGTTGCTGGATTGCCACAAATAACTATTCGATATAACAAAGACAAATTAGCACTTTACGGATTAAAAATTGGCGACTTAAACAAAGTTGTCAGAATGGGATTTGCAGGAGAAACAGCAGGTGTTGTTTATGAAGGTGAAAAACGCTTCGATTTAGTGGTTAGATTAGATAATGATAGTAGAAAAGATATTGAAAACTTAAAAGCTTTATTTGTAACCTTACCATCGGGTAATCAAATTCCATTAGAACAAATTGCCGATGTAAAATATGAAGATGGTCCAATGCAAATTTCTCGTGAAAATGGAAAACGTAGAATCGTAGTAGGTTTTAATGTACGTGGTGCAGATGTGAAAACAGTTGTAGAAACGATTCAAGCTAAATTAGACGAAAAACTTAAATTGCCTGAAGGATATTACACTACTTATGGAGGTCAATTTGAAAATCTTATCGAGGCTAACAAACGACTTTCTGTTGCCGTTCCAGTAGCATTAGGTTTAATTTTAGTATTGCTTTATTTTACTTTTAAATCAATCAAACAATCTCTATTAATATTTACTGCTATTCCATTATCTGCAATTGGCGGTATTATTGCCCTTTGGTTACGAGATATGCCATTTAGTATTTCGGCAGGTGTTGGATTTATTGCTCTTTTCGGTGTAGCTGTACTGAATGGTATTGTTTTAATTGGATATTTTAATGAACTTAAAAAACAAGGTATGGACAATGTGTATGACAGAATAAAAGAAGGTACTAAAGTAAGATTAAGACCTGTTATATTAACTGCTGCCGTTGCTTCACTTGGATTTTTACCAATGGCAATTAGTAGTAGTGCTGGTGCTGAAGTTCAAAAACCATTAGCAACTGTTGTTATAGGTGGATTAATAACAGCTACTTTACTTACTTTAATTGTCCTTCCAATTCTGTATTTATATTTTGAGAAAGGCATAAAAATTAAAAGAAAAACTATGAATAATTCGGCTTTAGTAATTACCTTTTTGTTTGGGATATTTGGAGCAAATGCACAAGAAACTCAAAAGCTTGATTTAAAACAAGCACTTGAAATGGGTTTGAAAAACAATCAAAGTATTCAAGCTTCAGAATTAGAAGTAAAAATGCAAACACAGTTGCAAAAAACAGCATTTGAGCTTCCTAAAACGGAATTGTCAGGAACATTTGGACAAATAAACTCACAAGCTCAAGATAAAAATTTTGGTATTAGTCAAAGTTTTAATCCATTTCAAATAAGTGCTAAAAGAAGTTTACTTAAAGAGTATAGTAATGCAAGTGCAACTAAATTAGGAGTTGCAAAACAAGAAATAACTTATTCTATTAGACAATCTTGGAATACATTGTTGTTTTATGAAAAACAAAATGCAGTTTTAGAAAAGCAAAATGCTGTGATGCAAAAATTTGTAAAGTCAGCCAATCTGAAATTTCAAACAGGTGAAACAAATGCTTTAGAAAAAACAATTGCATTGGCGAAACAACAAGAATTAGAGCAAAAAATAAAGCAAAATAAAACACAAATCGCCATTGAAAAATCAAAACTAAAAGCAATTTTAGATTTAAAAACAGAATTTATCGCAACGGACACTTCATTTGTGCCGTATCCCGCTATGGCGAAAGTTGATAGTTCAATGGTAAAACAAAACCCAATTGTTCAATTAGCAGATCAACAAGTTAAAATTGCAAAAGCCAATCATAAAGTAGAAAAATCAGCATTGTCTCCAGATTTTTCAATAGGTTATTTTTTGCAATCTATAACAGGTATTCAAGATGTAAGCGGAACACCAACATATTATAATAGCACACCTCAATTTCAAGGTGTTGTAGTTGGTTTGTCTGTTCCAATATTTGCAGGAAGTAGTATCGCTAGAGCAAAATCTGCAAAAACAAATATTGAACGAGAACAGAAAAATGCCGATTATATAAATCAGCAATTTAAAAGCCATTTAGAACAACAATCTGAGCAATTAGTCACGTATGCTTCTTTAATAGATTATTATAAAAATACAGCGATGCCAAACGCTAATTTAATAATTAAAAACGCTACAAAAGGGTATCAAAATGGTGATATTTCTTATGTAGAATATGTTCAAAGTTTAGAA